The nucleotide window GCCGCGCTCGCCTTGTTCAGGACGGTCCGCAGATCGCCGCTGCCGCCCTCGCCGCTGCCGCGCGCGGTCCACAGAGCCTTGTTGAGCTTGGCCGAGAACGGATTGTCCGCATCGGCACTCGTCCCCAGTCCGAGGAGTCCGAGATTCTGCAACGCGGAGATCGTCCGGGCGAGGCCGGTCCAGCCCGTGCCGTCGAAATGGTAGAACGCGTCCTCGTCCGCCACGTAGGCGAGCCACCCGGCCCTGGGTGCGAACCCCTCCCAGACCCCGTCACGGAAGTGGACGATGCGGCCGGACAGGCCGGTCCAGGCGCCGGTGGGCGCGGCGGCGGCGATCAGGTAGCGGGCTCCCTCGACCGGTGAGGGCGGCGGTGCCGTCAGGTCCTTGTCGAGGCAGGCGAGCTGCACGAGCGTGTCGAGGGCGGCCAGGGCCTCGTTATAGGTGACGTGCTTTCCCGCCTGCGCCGCCGCGATCAGCGGCAAAGCGAGGTTGGCTGTCGTTTGCGACATGGTGGGGCTCCGGATCGGTGGGTCGCTCAGGCGGAGCGCACGGGCAGGATGGCGCGGCGGCTCGGACCGGGTCCGGCGAGAGCCCCGACCTGGGCGACGCTCACGTCGAGCAGGATCTGCTGCGCGCCGAAATCGGCGGCCTCGTCGGCGGCGGCGTAGAGAAGCGCCGGCTCGTCGGTTCTGACGGTCCGCAGAACGGAGCCGCCCGCCGCATGGATGGCGACGAGGTAGGTCTCGCTCGCCTCGTCATGCGGGATGTCGACCGGCTCCCAGCCATCCGCGTCCCGTCTTGCGCGGCGAAGCCAGGCGAGCCTGATCCCACCGGCCTCGCGCCGTGCGGTCACGTGCACCGGCGCGAGCGGCAGAAGCGGCATCAGGTTCGCGCTCGCCTGCAATTCGACGAAGCCCGGATCGGCCGGGTCGCGGCTGGCAGAGCCGATCCTGTAGCGGAACGGCCGGCCGGCCTCGTCGAGGCGTTCCACCAGTGGCACGACCGCCCCGTCGTCGAGGCGCACGACGAGGCAGCCGGCCGGATTCTCGCGCGTGGCGAGATCCTCACTGCCCATCAGGCCGCGCAGCAGGCGGCTGAGGCGATAGGTGCCGGGGCCGATCAGCTCGGCGCCAGCCGCGGCGATGATCTCGGCCCTGCCATCCGTGCCGATCAGGGCGAACAGGTTGCCGCCGGCCAGCACGTCGACCTCCTCGATCGAAGACAGGGCGCCGGCATGGCGCAGGCGCAGGTCGAGCCGGGCTCCCCGGTCGAAGCGCCAGAGCGGCCCGGCCGGCAAGGCGGTGAGCGTCTCGCCGAGGCAGGCGGGATAATCGACGATGCGATGCAGGCCGAGCGGCCCGTCCGTGCCGGTGGAGCGCCAGACCGCCACCTCGCCGGGCCAGGGATCGGCGGAGACGGCGAGGTATTGCAGGATCGTCGGATTGCCCCGGTCCACCGGCAGGTCGAGCACGCGGGCGAAGGGCGGCCCGGCTATGGAGGGCGGCGGCCTGTGGATCTTCTCGTCCGGGTTGCGATAGGCGCCGGGCCGGAAGCCGTGAACCGCGACGGCGCGCGTCTCCACCCGCCGCGCGCCGGCGCTGTCGGCGATCCGCACGATGCGATGGGGCTGGCGGGCGCCGGGCAGGGACAGGAGGTCGCCCGGCACCAGTTCGATCCGGCGCGGGCTCACCCCGAAAGTGGCGCTGTCGCGCCCGGCGATGGCGGTGTCGAGGAGCGCTTCGGCGAGCGCCTCCGCGCTCTCCCGGCGGGTGACGATGGGCGCCTCGGCATTGCTCTCGCGCCGCCTCATCCCGGTGGGGCGGATCGCCGAGGCGCTGGCGGTTCTGTAATCGGCGCTCTCGCCGTCGCAGAAGGCGAGGGTGAGGGCGCGGGGCAGTTCGGATTCCTCGGCACGGACGACACTCAGCGGCGCCCGCTCCCGGTCGGAGAGCACGAGATCTCCGGCCGCGAGCACGACGGGGCTCTCGCGGCGCGGGCCGAGGATGTCGAGCCTACCGCCCACCGCAGAGACGTCGAGCCCGTAGATCTGGGCGAGGGGCTCCAAGGCACCACGCGCGGACATGGGACGGTCGATGACGTAGCCGTCGAGCCAGGCATCGGCGGTGATCCGGGCCGGCGCGGTGATGCCGAGATCGGTGAGGATCGTGCGGATCAGGCGGTCGAGTTCCAGACCCTCGATCCGTCCTGTGATCCAGTGACCCAGGGACCAGTTCTCCGCATCGGTCCAGACCGTGTCGAAATCCGGGAATGCCGGGAACGGCCGCGCGTCCCAGCACCAGACGAAGACCGAACCGGGCGCCACCATCGGGCCGCCATAAACCGCCGAGACCGGGTTGTGAGCCGGCTCGAAGCCGGGCAGGGCGGCGTCGAAACGGGTCAGGATGGCGGTGAGGCCGCGCGCCTGGATCAGGTCGTCGCGCAGACCCGTCGAGAAGGGCGGTGCCGCGTTCTCGGAGGATTTCGCGTCGGGGAAGACGTTCGGGCCGTTGGTGCCCCTGTCCACCGCCGGGACCCCGATCTCGGTGAGCCAGATCGGCTTCGATTGCGGGATCCAGGCCGTCTGACCGGTCTCGACGCCTCCGTCGCGCTCACGATGCGGGTTCGACCACCAGGAGACGAGGTCCTTGGCCCGGTAGATCCAGGGCTTGCCGGCGGCACCGTCGGTGATCGGAGTGCGCATTTGCGCGCGCCGGTCGGCCTCGCCGGCATAGTACCAGTCGAACGCCTCTCCCGCGCCGAGGCGGCGCTTCAGATAGGCCGGATCGTAGAGGCTGTCGGTCTCGGCGAGGTCGGCATGGCTCGCGCCGTCGCGCCAGTCGCTGATCGGCGGATAGTAATCGATGCCGACGGCCGCGATGGCGGGGTCGGCGAACAGCGCGTCGAGGGGAAACCGCACCGTGGCCCCGCCGTCGCGGACATGGGCGCCGTACTCGGTCCAGTCGGCCGCGTAGACCAGGGCGACGCCGGCTCCGAGGCGGGCGAGCACCTCCTGCGCCAGGGCCTTGAACGCCTCCACCGCCGGATAGCGGCCGGCCTCGGCCCGCACGCGGGTGAGGCTCGGAAACTCGCTGCCGATGAGGAAGCCGGACAGGTGAACGCCATCGGCCGCCCACCCGGCGGCGAGATCGGCATAATGCAGGAGGAAGCGGCGGTATCCGGCGGCGTTGTGGAAGAAGGCCGCGACCTGCGCGCCGGCGGCGGCGGTTCCGTCCGGGCTGCCCGGATGGTCGGGCGCCGGCGTGCAGGTGATGCGGCCGCGCCAGGGATAGGGCGGCTGATGGCCGGCGCCCGCGTCGCGCGGATCGGGCAGGGTGTTGCCGGCAGGCACGTCCATCATCACGAACGGGTAGAGCACGACCTCGAGACCGCGGCGGCGCAACTCGGCGACGAGGCGGCCGAGCCCGGCATCGGAGGGCGTGCCGCCATAGGCCGGCCCCCCGGCGGGCGCGGTCGAGACGGTCTCGACCTGATCGCGGGTCAGGCCGGCGACGCTCCACGTATCGCCGATGGTCGCCTTCTTCGGCCGGTCGACCTTCGGCGTGACCGTGCAATGGCCCGCGCGCAGATCGCTGCCGAACCAGCTCGTCACCACCGAGACCCGCGAGAGACGCGGGCATAGGGCCTGGAGCGCATCGAGGGAGGCGGTGACGTCCGTCGCCTCTTGGAACTGGAACCGGTTGGCCGCCCGCGTGGTCCCGAACCCCGCATCCTCGGTGACCAGGCCGGGATCGAGGCCGAACTCGGTCGAGCCGGGGATGAGGCAGACGGCGCGGACCATGCCGGCGAGCCCCTCGACGGGGCGGATCACCTCGAAGGCCAGTTGTGGTACCCGGTTGCCGAAATCGGCGAGCGCCAGCCGCTCGAACACGATGTAGGCGAGGCCGCGATAGGCCGGTGCCCTGTCGGCGCCCTCCTTGGCGACGATCAGCGGGTCGGGTTCCTGGTCCGCGCCGCCGCGGTGCAGGCGATAGTCGAGCGTCGTCAGGTCGATCTCGCGCCCATCGGCCCAGACCCGGCGGACATGGGCGATCTCGCCCTCGCACAGGCCCACCGCGAGATCGACGGAATAGGCATAGGTCGTCGTCACCGTCTTCTGGCCGGAACCGCCCTTGCCGCCGGAGGCGGCGCGCTGGACGCTGGTATTGGCGACCTCCAGCGGCCGCGTCGCCCAGATCAGCGTCCCGCCGACCTTGGCGCGGCCGTAGACCCGCTTGATCGGCTCGCCCTCGGTGGAGGCGAGCCCGGCGACGTCGCCGAGGCGCGGCCCTTCCACGAAGCGCGGGCCGGCGCGCGACCCGAACAGGGCGTTGTCGATCGCCCCCCCGGCCACGGCGCCGAGGGTGCTGAGCACGGCCCCGCCGATCGGACCGCCGAGCGCGGTGCCCAAGGCCGCCCCGGCCGTCTGCAGGATCAGCGTGGCCATGGGTCGGGGCTCCGGGCGGGAGGGGATGTGCGGTCTGTCGTCCGCCTTGGCCGGCCATACAAAATCTTGTATGACAAGGCGTGGCAGAGCGATCCAAAGACGTTGTGTTCGTGGGAAATTCGCTCGATCAGCTTCGAGCGTTTCCGCTTTCTGCGCGGCGCGAGGCCGGACACCAGATCGACAGGGTGCAGGCCGGCTACGACCCCAATGATTGGAAGCCGATGGCTTCGATTGGGGGCGGTGTCCGAGAGATTCGCCTGCACGAGGCAACCGGCGCCTACCGGGTGATCTACATCGCGAAGTTGGCGGATGCAGTCTTCATCCTGCATTGTTTCAAGAAGACGACGCAGAAGACAAGTCCAAGGGACATCGCAATCGCAAAGACCCGGTACGACAGTCTAATCAGGGACATGACACGATGAGTGCACAGCCGTTTACGAGCGTCTGGGACGCGATCGAGGACAGTTCGGCCGAGGCCGAGAACATGAAGATTCGCTCGTCGCTCATGATTGCCTTGCAGAACCACATCACGGGCGAAGGCTTAAGCCAGACCGAAGCTGCAAAAATTCTCGGCGTGACGCAGCCACGCGTATCGGATCTGATGCGCGGCAAGATCGACCTGTTCGCGATCGATACCCTGGTCAACATGCTCGGTGCGGCCGGCCTTCATGTGGAGATGCACATCAGCAAGGCAGCGTGAGGTTTCGCCGGAGTGACGGCACCCGGAAACCGGAACACATGCGCCAAGTGCCGGCGCCACCACCGCGTCAGGGCCACTTCCGTCACGGCCGCGCCGTCATGGGCGTGGATCATCGTCCCGCCGCCGCAGGCGATGGCGCAATGCTTTGCCGGCAAATACGCGCGGAAGGCGAAGAGCAGGACGTCGCCCGCCAGCGGCTGGTATCCGACCAACCGGTCTGGCACGGCGATGAGGTGGCGCCGGGCCGCCTCCGCCATCGGGTCGGTGCCATGGGTAGCGGATTCCGCCCAGGACGCGGAATAGGGCGGAGCCGTCTCGGGCTCGGGTCCGAGGAGGTGGCGCCAGACCCCGCGCACGAGGCCGAGGCAATCGCAGCCGACGCCCTTGAGCGAGGCCTGATGACGGTAGGGCGTGCCGATCCAGCCACGTGCCTCCGCGACGATCCGGTCAGAGCCGTGCATCCCGCTCTCCTTTGCCGGCTCAACGGAACAGGCTGCCGCCATCGAGGCCGGCGCCGGACCCGGCGACGGTGCGGATGACGAAGTCGTTGCCGGGCATGTGCGGGAAGCCCTGGAAGTTCGCCGCGTTGGCGAAGCGGCCGGAGCAGGTGGAGAAGCGTTTGTCGCAACCCGCCTTCAGGGTGAAGCCGTCCCCCGCCGCGACGGCGTGGGGCGGCTCCTGCCAGAACTCGATCCGGGTGCCGCCATCGGCCGGCCGCTCGGCCCGGATGTCGTTGGCGAGCCCGGCATTCGGTCCCGATATCCAGGTGAGCCGCCCGCCGGTGAAGCTGCCCTCCGCGAAGGACCCCGCCAGTTCCGCCAGCATCTCGCCCGGCGCGGCGCGCGCCAGAACGGTCCCGGTGGTGCGGAAGCGCGGATCGGCGAGATCGACGCGGCAGCGCGCATCGCCGAGATCGGCGCCGCAGGTGGCGCGATAGGTCCGGCCGCGCTCCTCGTCGAGGCGGTGCATCAGGCCGCGCAGCTCCGCGACGAAGGCGGTTCCGGCCCGGCGCACCTCGCCGATCGTGCCGAGATCGAGGAGGAGGCGGGTCTGCGGGTCGCTCCAGTCGACGAGCCAGGTCTCGACGCTGGCCGCGTCGTAAAGCCCGCCCGCCACGTCGTCATTGGCGATGCCGAGCGAAGTCAGTGCCCCGGCTACCTCGCCGCCGCCGACCGCGAAGCCGAGCTCAGCGCTCGCCTCGGCCGCCTCCAGTCCTGAGCGCGCGGCGAAGGTGATGCCGGAGAAGGTGAGGTCGCGGTCGTGGTCGGTGAATCCGAAGGTCAGTCCGTCGCGCCGGGTCAGCGACCAGCAATGGCACAGGGTCGTCGACCCGCCGGCGAGATGCGCGGCGAGGGCGGGCGGGATGTCGCGCATGGCGGGCTCCTTCGAGATCGGTCCTTCGATCGAACGGCCGCTCCGGTCAGGGCACGATCTCGATCAGCGGCACGGTCGGGATCTCGCCGGCGGTGAAGGCCGAGAGGTCCACGCTGAGGTCGTCTGTGTCGAAGCGGACGGGTACGTCGAACCAGAACCCCGCCGTCACCGCCGCGCCCGCGACGGGCGCCGTCGCGAGGGTGACGAGCCCCGTCGTGGCGTCGCAGGTGAAGGCCGAGGAGGGGCGCTCCACGCCGGCCACCGCCACCCGCACTGTCTCGGCCACCGGCTTGGCGATGAGCCGGCGATAGGGCAACGGCCCGGTGCCGTAGGTCTTGGCGAGGGGAAACACCCGCGTCGCGCCGTCGCCGAGGCCGAGCGGTTGGTCGCCCGGACCGACCGCCTGGCTCGGAGGTCCCGAGCGATGGTCGATCCTGTCGCGGTAGCGGAAGCCGTAGAGGCGTCCGCGCCGTTCCTCGAAGAAGGCGAGGACCGCATGCAGCGCGTCGAGGGTGCGAATGCCGAACCCCGCATCGTAGCGCCGGCGCGAATCGGCCCAGCGGCTGTTGCGGTGCTCGCGCCCCGAGGCCAGCGTGACGATCTCGGTGAGACGGCTCGGCCCGCCGCTGCCGCGCAGGGCCACGTCGAGGGGAAAGCGGATGTCGTGGAAATCGCCGGCCATCGCGGGCCTCCTTGAAAGGGGGGTCAGGACGCGCGGCGGCCGCGGGCCACGGCGCGGGCGAGGGCGGCGGCGACCTGCGCCTCGGAGCGGCGGAAGCTCTCCACATCCGGCGTCGCGATGGTGACGGAGACGGAGACCGGCCGCCCCGAGGCGCCGCCCGCGACCCCGAGCCTGCCGTCGCTGCCGCGCGTGAGCGGCAGGATCGCCTCCGGCCCGGCCTCGCCCATCAGGCCCATCCCGTCGCGCATGGGGAAGTAGGTGGGGGCCGCCACCACGCCGCCGCTGGCGAAGGGCCGCACCCGGCCGCCTGAGAACACCCCGCCCTTGGCGAAGGCCGCGCTCGATGCGCTGGAACCGATGAGGCTCCGCACCAGGGATTCGATGCCACCCTTCACCGGGTCGAGCAGTGCCTTGCCGGCCATGCCGGCGAGCTTGGAGACGAGGGAGCCCAGCGCCCCTTCGAGCTGCTTGGCCGCGCCGACATTGCTGGTGAACGCCTTGCTCAAGCTGTCGCCGAACTTCTGCGCGAGGCGGTCCAGCATGGTCAGCTGCTTGGCCCGCTCCGCGTTGGCGCGGTCGATCTCGGTCTCGGCCATGCGAGCCTCCGTTCAGGAATCGGGAAAGGCCATGATCAGCCGCCGCAGGTCGGCGGCGGTGGCGGCGTCGCGGCGGCCGTCGAGGCCGAGCGCGGCCGTCAGTTCGCGGGGCGTCGCCGCCCAGAAGTCGCGCGGGCTCCAGCCGAGGGCATTCAAGCCCAACGCCATCGCCTCGTCCCACGGGAAGGCGGAGGGAGCCTCCGGCGCCGTCCCTCCCGCAGGGCTCAAGGGTCCGGCATGTCCGCCCCGAAGGCGGCGGCGAGGGCCTCGCCGAGCGCCGTCGCGATCGGCTCGATCCCGCCCGACAGCGGCAGCCGCGCCACCGCGTCGTCGTCGAGGTCGTGGCCGCCGCCGCGCAGGGTCGCGCCGAGCAGGGCGATGAGGTCGCGGCTGGCGAGCCGGCCTTCGGCGAACCGCGCCGCGAGGCCGGTGAGATCGGAGGCGCCGAGCGCGTCCTCCAGCTCGGCCAGGGCTCCCAGGGTGAGGCACAGGATGTAGCGCCGGTCGCCGATCTCGACGGAGACCTCTCCGCGCCTGCGGTTCGCCATCACAGGCTCGCGAAGGTGAGGGGGCCGGCCGAGTCGAGGGCCATGTCGAAGGTCACCTCGCCGGCATGGTCGCCGCGATATTCGAGGCTGGTGATCTGGAACGCGCCCTGGATCGTGCCGAAGGCCGGCACCACGATCTGCAGCGTGTCGACGGTGCCGTCGAAGAACATCTGCCGCAGGCGCGCATCCGACGCCTCGTCGCGAAAGACGCCCGAGCCCGAGACCGCCGCGCGGCGCACCCCCGCCCCGGCGAGGAGTTCGCGCCAGCGCCCGACGGATTCGGCCGAGGTCACGTCCACGGTCTCGGCATTGAAGGCGAGTTGCCGGGCGCGCAGGCCGGCCACCGCGACGAAACCCGCTCCCTCGCTGATCCGGATGAGGAGGTCCTTGCCTTTCTGGGCACTCATGGGGTCGCTCCGTTCGAGGTCGGCAGCCGCTCGGTGACGGCCTGGAGGGTGATGGTGGCGCGGGTCTCGCCGCTGCGCTCGTCGCGTGCGCAGGCCAGGGATTCGACCCGCAGGATCGACAGGGCGTGGCCGGCCGGGGCGAGGATGGCCTCGTGCAGGAGAGTGGCGGCGCGGCCGGCGGCCTCGATGGCACCGCGGCTGGAACCGGGCCTGGCGAACAGGATCAGCCCGAGCCGATGGGTGTGACGGAGGGCGCCGTCCACGGAATCGTCGCGCATCTCCGCCGGCCCGAACAGCGCGTAGACCGGTGCGGCGCCGCGCGGCGGCTCGTCGTGAATACGGACGTTGCCGCCCATGAGCCGGCCGAGTTCGGCATCGGGTGCGAGGGCGGTCAGGATCGCGGCCCGTAGGGCGAGCAGGGGGTTGGCCGGGAGGGACAGGGCCTCGCTCATGGCTGGATTTCCCCCATCGCCGCCGCGTCGATCAGCTCCTCGACCTCGCAGACGAGGTCGCGGCCGCGCCCGTCTGGATCGCCCGCCGCGCGGATCACGAAGCGGCGCGGGCCGGAGGCGAGCCGCATCGCGGGTGTGATGTCCGCCCGGTAGGCGATGCGGATGCGGTGTGTCGCCACCGCATCCGAGCGGCCTCCGCGCGCGCGCTCGGCATAGCCGGTCGGGTCCAGCGTGCCCCATAGAAGCGGGCCGGCGACGTAGCGGCGAAGCTGCCCGCCGAACCCGTCCGGGTCGTCGACGAAGCGTTCGAGCACGTAGCGGCGCCGCCGCGCGCCGATGGGCGGATGCGTCATGGCAAAGCTCCGGGGATCGTGGGTCTAGAGGCGCATCCGGCGGTGCGGCGCGATCAGCGCCTCGACCATCGGCGGAAGGGTGACGGGCAGGTCGCCCCGATGCTCGAACCCGTGTGCCGCGATGAGCCGGATCGCCTGGGTGAGTCCCGGGGGCACGGGCGGCCCCGCTCCGCCATGGCCGGCATCGACCTCGATGAGGGCGGCGGCCTGGGCCAGGGAAGGAATGGCGGGCGAGACGACCAACCCCGGCGCCTCGACCGTGTCGGCGCCAAGACGAACGAGGCCGGAGGCGAAGGCCGTGACGGTGCCCGTCGCATCCACCGATCCGGCGCTCGCCAGGGCGACGAGCGGGCTCAGGGGCAGGGGCACGAAGCCATCCGCCGGCCAGGCCGTGAGCATCATCCGGTAGCGGCCCGGTGCCAGGACGCGCCGCGTCGCGAGTTCGACCATGGCGCGGGCCGAGGCGATCAGGCTCTCCACCAGCGCATCCTCGGCGGTCATGTCGGGGTCGAGGCGCAGGTGACGGCGCATCTCGGCCAGGGTGACCGGCTCGACGATGGCGGCATCGACGCGTATCGGAATCATCGTCGTCTCCGGGTGGGGAGGTGGAGGGGAGCGGGCGGAATGGGTCTCGACACGCGTTCGATCGGCATTGCGCTGATGCTGGTGCTCGCCGGAGCGCCGGCCGATGCCGTCGTCGGCGGCCGCGAGGCGCCGGAATCGGCCGGCTCGGCCGTGATGGTGCTGTCGTCCCTGGGCGGCGTCTGCACCGGGATCGTCATCGCGCAGGATGCGGTGCTGACGGCGGGCCATTGCGTGGCGGCGGGCTCCCGAAAGGGCGGCGCTGAGCACCGGGTGCATTTTCGCGACGAGGCGGGCCAGCCGGTGCTGGTCGATCTCGCGGCCCGCGCGGTCCATCCCGGCTACGATGCCGGGGCCATCGCCGGGCGTCGGCGGTCGATCGATCTGGCGCTCGTCCGCACCGCCACGCCGCTGCCCGGCCGCTTCCGGCCGACCGCGTTGAGCGAGGCGATGCCGCGCGCCGGCGAGATCCTCGTGTTAGCCGGCTACGGTGTGTCGAAGCCCGGCGAGGCGCGCACCACCGGCACCTTCCGCAACGCCGTCCTTCCCGTGGTCGAGCCCTATGGGCAGAGCCGGATCCTGGTCTGGATGAAGCCGTCCGGCGCGGCATCAGGAGCCTGCCAGGGCGATTCCGGCGGGCCGATCGCGGCCGAGGCCGGCGCCGCGCCGCTCGCGGTCTCCGCCTGGGTCGGGGGCGGAGCCTGCGGCGGCGTCTCGCAGGGCGTCCTGCTCGGGCCGCAGCGCGACTGGATCGACCGGACGCTCGCGGGATGGGGGGCGTCCGCCCGCTGGCAGACGCCGTGAGGACGCGGCGCCGACGCGACGGAACCCAGAGCTTGGCCGAGTGATTGCCTTACGCTAGGCTCGATTTCCACTTGTTGCCTCGATTTCATGTACGTCCGGGACTGAAGCCCGGCGCGGGAGAGACACGATGTTCGCGACCGCGCTCCGCAGGGCCGTCGTCACGGCGCTGGTCGGGCTGATTCCGGCTCCGGCGCTCGCCGTGATCAACGGCGAAGTCTCGCGCGATCCCAATGGCCTGCGCGCGTCCGTGGTGCGCATCGAGAGCACCCAGGGCGAAATCTGCTCCGGCACGCTCATCGCTCCCGATCTCGTCCTCACCGCCGCTCATTGCGTCATGCATCAGGCCGGCTACAGCGTGGTCGCCGTCGACCGCGCGTTCCGCCAGCGCCGCATCCTCGCCATCGCCGCGTCGATGCACCCCGATTTCGTGCCCGGCACCACACCCGAGGACCAGCCGGGGATCGACCTCGCCCTGATCAAGCTGTCCGAACCGCTGGGTGCCGACTTCCAGCCCCTCGACCCGCGCGGCGGCGGCGCCATCAGCACCGGCGAGACGGTGGACATCGCCGGTTTCGGCGTGGTGGCCGAGAACCGCCGCAACACCGCCCGCACCCTGCGCCAGGCGCATCTCGTCTCCATCGGCTCGCTCCAGGTCGCCAACACGGTCACCGTGGTGACCGACCGCCGCAAACTCGCCGAGACGGCGGGAGCCGGCGCCTGCCTCGGCGATTCCGGCGGGCCGATCCTGCGCGGAGGCCCGGGCGGCTATCAGATCGTCGGCGTGGTCAGCTGGTCGAGCGGCGCCATGCGCCAGGACAAGCGCGCCCGCACCGCCTGCGGCGGCTTCACGGCGGTGACGCCCACCGGCGAGCATGCGAGTTGGATTACATCGCGTGCCGCCGAGATGGCCCAACTCCAGTCGGGCGACGCCACCGGCGGCTTCCGCCGCTCCAACCGCTCCGACTGGATGGCGCGGCCGGCACGGCGGTAGCGTCAGGCAGGAAGGCCGCCCCCGGACTCTCCAGGCCGGGGACGACGGTCTTCAGGCGAACTTCAGCAGCTTGATCGCGTCGAAATCCTGCACGCCGCCGCCGACGCGCTTGGTGGTGTAGAACAGCACGTAGGGCTTGGCGGAATAGGGATCGCGCAGGACGCGGAGTCCGGCACGGTCCACGATCAGGTATCCGCGCTTGAAATCGCCGAAGGCGATCGACAGGCTGTTCGCTGCCGCGTCGGGCATCGCCTCGGCTTCCGCCACGGGGAAGCCGAGCAGGGTCGCGACGCGGTCGGCCGAGAGCGGCGGCTGCCACAGGTAGTTGCCGTCGGCATCCTTCATCTTGCGGATCGTGCTCTGGACCTTGCGGTTCATGACGAAGCTGGCGTTCTGGCGGTAGCCGGCGCGCAAAGCATAGACGAGGTCGAACAGCACGTCGGACGGGCTGGCGGCGGGGAAGGCTCCGGCCGTGCCGGTGGCGACGAAGCCGAGCTTGCCGGGGACCCAGGCCGCGTTCGCCACAGTGTCGACGGTGAGGAAGCCGCGCGGTCGGCTGACGCCGTTGCCGGTGACGAAGGCGACGCTCTCCTGTTCGGCGAAGGCGGTCTCGACCTCGTCGGCGAGCCAGGCGTCGATATCGACGATGGCGTCGTCGAGGAGCGTCTGGGTCGCCGCCGGCATTGCGTAGAGTTCCATGGCCGGGAAGCTCAGCTCCGTCAGGGTCGGTGCGTCGGTCTGGGGCCGCGCCGCGGTCTCGGCGACCCAGCCGGAGACGGCATCGCTCGCCGAGACCGCGCGCTTGTAGAGCCCGCCGGAGATGGTCCGCACTGTGGCGAGCGCCCGGATCGGCGAGAGGTTGGCGAGGCGCCGCAGCACGTCCCGTTCAATCGTCTGCGGCACGAGATAGCCGCCATCGGGACCGGAGCCGGCCGAGAGCGCCTTCTCCTCCAGCCGCTTGAGGCCGCCGCTCTCGCCCGCCCGGACATAGAGGTCGAAGGCGGCCTTGTGCTCGACGGAGACGGGATCCGGACGGCTGGGACGGTCACCGCCCAGGGGCGGACGGCGACCGTCGAGGGTCAGGCGGTCGAGGCGGGTCCGCGCCGTGTCGAGGGCCGCATCGATACGCGCGAGCTTCTCCTCGGTGAGGACGTCGCCCGAGCGGCGGCCTTCGAGCTCGGCGAGCCGCCCGTCATTGGTCTCCTTGAAGGCCTCGAAGGCGCGCGAGAGCTCGCCCATGACCGCGCCGACCTCGGCGTCGGAGGCGGCGCGCGCCGCCTTGTTCTCAAGGGGGAAGTTCGGATCGGCCTTCGTCTCCGGGGCTGCGGTCGCGGTGTTCGGCGAAACGTGGACGGTCATGCGA belongs to Methylobacterium sp. 77 and includes:
- a CDS encoding trypsin-like serine protease is translated as MFATALRRAVVTALVGLIPAPALAVINGEVSRDPNGLRASVVRIESTQGEICSGTLIAPDLVLTAAHCVMHQAGYSVVAVDRAFRQRRILAIAASMHPDFVPGTTPEDQPGIDLALIKLSEPLGADFQPLDPRGGGAISTGETVDIAGFGVVAENRRNTARTLRQAHLVSIGSLQVANTVTVVTDRRKLAETAGAGACLGDSGGPILRGGPGGYQIVGVVSWSSGAMRQDKRARTACGGFTAVTPTGEHASWITSRAAEMAQLQSGDATGGFRRSNRSDWMARPARR
- a CDS encoding phage major tail protein, TP901-1 family → MSAQKGKDLLIRISEGAGFVAVAGLRARQLAFNAETVDVTSAESVGRWRELLAGAGVRRAAVSGSGVFRDEASDARLRQMFFDGTVDTLQIVVPAFGTIQGAFQITSLEYRGDHAGEVTFDMALDSAGPLTFASL
- a CDS encoding gene transfer agent family protein, translating into MANRRRGEVSVEIGDRRYILCLTLGALAELEDALGASDLTGLAARFAEGRLASRDLIALLGATLRGGGHDLDDDAVARLPLSGGIEPIATALGEALAAAFGADMPDP
- a CDS encoding DUF3168 domain-containing protein, whose protein sequence is MSEALSLPANPLLALRAAILTALAPDAELGRLMGGNVRIHDEPPRGAAPVYALFGPAEMRDDSVDGALRHTHRLGLILFARPGSSRGAIEAAGRAATLLHEAILAPAGHALSILRVESLACARDERSGETRATITLQAVTERLPTSNGATP
- a CDS encoding trypsin-like serine protease, producing the protein MGLDTRSIGIALMLVLAGAPADAVVGGREAPESAGSAVMVLSSLGGVCTGIVIAQDAVLTAGHCVAAGSRKGGAEHRVHFRDEAGQPVLVDLAARAVHPGYDAGAIAGRRRSIDLALVRTATPLPGRFRPTALSEAMPRAGEILVLAGYGVSKPGEARTTGTFRNAVLPVVEPYGQSRILVWMKPSGAASGACQGDSGGPIAAEAGAAPLAVSAWVGGGACGGVSQGVLLGPQRDWIDRTLAGWGASARWQTP
- a CDS encoding head-tail connector protein, translating into MIPIRVDAAIVEPVTLAEMRRHLRLDPDMTAEDALVESLIASARAMVELATRRVLAPGRYRMMLTAWPADGFVPLPLSPLVALASAGSVDATGTVTAFASGLVRLGADTVEAPGLVVSPAIPSLAQAAALIEVDAGHGGAGPPVPPGLTQAIRLIAAHGFEHRGDLPVTLPPMVEALIAPHRRMRL
- a CDS encoding phage major capsid protein, translating into MTVHVSPNTATAAPETKADPNFPLENKAARAASDAEVGAVMGELSRAFEAFKETNDGRLAELEGRRSGDVLTEEKLARIDAALDTARTRLDRLTLDGRRPPLGGDRPSRPDPVSVEHKAAFDLYVRAGESGGLKRLEEKALSAGSGPDGGYLVPQTIERDVLRRLANLSPIRALATVRTISGGLYKRAVSASDAVSGWVAETAARPQTDAPTLTELSFPAMELYAMPAATQTLLDDAIVDIDAWLADEVETAFAEQESVAFVTGNGVSRPRGFLTVDTVANAAWVPGKLGFVATGTAGAFPAASPSDVLFDLVYALRAGYRQNASFVMNRKVQSTIRKMKDADGNYLWQPPLSADRVATLLGFPVAEAEAMPDAAANSLSIAFGDFKRGYLIVDRAGLRVLRDPYSAKPYVLFYTTKRVGGGVQDFDAIKLLKFA
- a CDS encoding head-tail adaptor protein, yielding MTHPPIGARRRRYVLERFVDDPDGFGGQLRRYVAGPLLWGTLDPTGYAERARGGRSDAVATHRIRIAYRADITPAMRLASGPRRFVIRAAGDPDGRGRDLVCEVEELIDAAAMGEIQP
- a CDS encoding phage tail assembly chaperone, giving the protein MSPAGGTAPEAPSAFPWDEAMALGLNALGWSPRDFWAATPRELTAALGLDGRRDAATAADLRRLIMAFPDS